From Topomyia yanbarensis strain Yona2022 chromosome 1, ASM3024719v1, whole genome shotgun sequence, one genomic window encodes:
- the LOC131688929 gene encoding uncharacterized protein LOC131688929, translating to MFLLRLLGRRGRSTSASQTGTAMLGLFGTAAVVAINLLSTSSVMACPSSQPVSSPLTGGKGGGSVYDFSPVDIDGNVVDLSGDRYKGHVLIIVNVASKCGYTDGHYAELNQLLEEYGETKGLRILAFPSDQFHQEPGSNAEIKHFARDVKGAKFDLFSKIYVNGDETHPLWKFLKQQQGGTLFDAIKWNFTKFIVDKKGQVVERHGPQTSPLELRKNLEKYF from the exons ATGTTCCTGTTACGGCTGCTTGGTCGCCGCGGACGCTCCACCTCGGCTAGCCAAACTGGAACGGCCATGCTCGGACTATTTGGCACTGCTGCCGTGGTCGCAATCAACCTTCTGTCGACGTCCAG TGTCATGGCCTGCCCCTCTTCGCAGCCGGTTTCCAGCCCGTTGACTGGTGGAAAGGGTGGAGGCTCGGTGTACGATTTCAGTCCCGTCGACATCGATGGGAATGTGGTAGATTTGAGTGGGGACCGGTACAAGGGCCACGTGCTAATCATTGTCAACGTGGCGAGCAAATGCGGCTACACCGATGGTCATTACGCCGAGCTAAATCAGCTGCTGGAGGAGTACGGTGAGACGAAGG GACTCCGCATACTGGCATTCCCGAGCGATCAGTTTCATCAGGAACCGGGCAGCAATGCGGAAATTAAACACTTCGCGCGGGATGTGAAGGGTGCAAAGTTTGATCTGTTCTCCAAGATCTACGTTAACGGTGATGAGACGCATCCGTTGTGGAAGTTTCTGAAGCAACAGCAGGGTGGAACGTTGTTCGATGCTATCAAGTGGAACTTTACCAAGTTTATTGTGGACAAGAAGGGTCAAGTGGTCGAGCGGCATGGGCCACAAACTAGTCCGTTGGAGCTGCGCAAGAATTTggagaaatatttttga